In Candidatus Manganitrophus noduliformans, the genomic stretch ATTCGCCGGGGAACCGGTTGGCGTCGAAGAGGGAGTAGATCGAGTAGACCAAGCCTTTATTGTCCCGGATATCGGTCATCATCCGCGAAGAGAATCCGCCGCCGCCGAGAATGTAGTTCATCACCGTGACGGCGTAATAATCGGGATTCCCCCGCTCGATGCCGACGTGGCCGAGGACGACGCTCGCTTGCGTCAGCTCCTTGTCGATCAGCTCCATCTTTCTGGTCTGAAAGGGGGCCGGCGGGCCGATCCTCGGAAAGAGGATCTGTTTTCGTTCCCACTTCCCGAAATACTTCTTGGCCAATGCGACCGCCTCTCTCTCGGTGACGTCGCCGACGATCGAGAGGATCAAATTGTTCGGAGCATAATAGGTTTGATGGAAAGAAGCGATGTCGTCGCGCGTGATGCCGGGGATCGTCTCCTCCCGGCCGATCACCGGATGTTGATAGGGGTGCTCGCCGAAGATGATGCTTCGGAAGGCCCGGTCGGCGATCGCCTGGGGTTGGTCTTTTTCCGAGAGGATGCTGCCGAGGATGTTTTTTCGAACCCGCTCCACCTCTTTCGGATCGAAAGCGGGGTTGATGAGAATATCGGACAAGAGGTCGAACCCGGTCTCCACCTCCTTCTTGATGACCCGGAGGCTGGCGGTCATATAATCTTCGCTGGCGCCGGCTGCGAGGTTGGCCCCGATGAAATCGACCGCGTCGGCGATCTGTGTGGCGCTCCGTTTTTTTGTCCCCTCATCGAGGAGCGAAGCGGTCAGGTTGGCGAGGCCGGCCTTGTCGTTCGGATCATAGAGGGAGCCGGCCCGAATCAGCGCCTCGACGCTGACGATCGGGAGGGAAGAACGCTCCAGGATCAAGAGGGTGATCCCGTTCTCCATCACGACTCGCTTCGGCTTGATCTCGGCGGCGGAAGTAGGGACGGCCGGCATAAAAATGGAAACGAAAAGGAGAACGAGGATCGGGAGAAAGAGAGGCCGCGGGAAGAGAACCGGCTGTCTAGAATAACTCATCGTGACTCCTTTGCCGGCTCATCGGGAGCGGGGCTTTCCGCCGCTTCGGCTTCTTCGTCGGCCGAAGGGGGGAGAAGGGTGCCGACGCTCCGCTGATCCTCGACCAGGTACTTCCGGGCGACGCGCAGGACGTCCTGCGCGGTGACTTTTCGGATGTTGTCGACGAAC encodes the following:
- a CDS encoding M16 family metallopeptidase, producing MSYSRQPVLFPRPLFLPILVLLFVSIFMPAVPTSAAEIKPKRVVMENGITLLILERSSLPIVSVEALIRAGSLYDPNDKAGLANLTASLLDEGTKKRSATQIADAVDFIGANLAAGASEDYMTASLRVIKKEVETGFDLLSDILINPAFDPKEVERVRKNILGSILSEKDQPQAIADRAFRSIIFGEHPYQHPVIGREETIPGITRDDIASFHQTYYAPNNLILSIVGDVTEREAVALAKKYFGKWERKQILFPRIGPPAPFQTRKMELIDKELTQASVVLGHVGIERGNPDYYAVTVMNYILGGGGFSSRMMTDIRDNKGLVYSIYSLFDANRFPGEFAVSLQTKSKSANEAIEGVLEEIQRIRSAPVTETELAEAKAYLVGSFPLRMETTARLASLLSAIEYYQLGLDYFEKYPSYINKVTDKDVLRVAKRYLDPEHYALVVVAKQSEANVKEPPAPPPAESGAMRNAPEPEGGIRTSDPPMINLPAQKEGAGR